A region of the Leptospira inadai serovar Lyme str. 10 genome:
AAAAAAAGATTCGCAACCGATTTTTCCTCGGCTTTCCTAGCCGGAACGGAACCCTGGAAAGGAACGATTAAAGTCTATAAGGGGAATTCCGGCAAATTAAGCCTCCCTGAGGAAGATCCACCCAATGAGTGAATTGAAGGCCGGCGCCAAAGCGCCCAGTTTTACGGGAACAAACCAATCCGGTGAAAAAGTAGAGTTGAAGAATTTACTAGGAAAAAAAGGTCTAGTCCTATATTTTTATCCCAAGGACCAAACCCCCGGCTGCACTGCCGAAGCCTGCGATTTTCGGGACAATTTTGCCCGGCTCAAAAAAGAAGGATTCAATGTCGTCGGAGTTTCCAAAGATTCGATTAAATCCCATCAGAAATTTATTGAAAAGCAGGAACTGAACTTTACTTTGATCGCAGACGAGGACGGAAGCATCTGCGAAAAATACGGGGTCTGGCAGTTGAAGAAATTTATGGGCAGAGAGTTTATGGGTATCATAAGAACCACTTTGCTAATCGGCCCCGATCTTAAAATATTGAAAATTTACCCGAAGGTCAGCGTAAAAGGCCACGTGGACGAGATACTTGCCGATATCAAGGCGCTGGAGAAGAAATGAAGTTAGAAAAATCCAAAATTCATTTTTCAATCGGAAAGAATGCATCGAAAAACATCTATAAAATCGTTCCGGTAGCGAAGGATCATCTACCGAAGGAGCTCGAGACGAAATTTCCCGAGCAAATTAAGTCTTCCGTCTTTACCGGAGAAACCGGACAATCTCTGATCGATGAATCCGATCGAATCATTTATCTCGGTTTAGGAGA
Encoded here:
- the bcp gene encoding thioredoxin-dependent thiol peroxidase, producing MSELKAGAKAPSFTGTNQSGEKVELKNLLGKKGLVLYFYPKDQTPGCTAEACDFRDNFARLKKEGFNVVGVSKDSIKSHQKFIEKQELNFTLIADEDGSICEKYGVWQLKKFMGREFMGIIRTTLLIGPDLKILKIYPKVSVKGHVDEILADIKALEKK